The following coding sequences lie in one Halorussus vallis genomic window:
- a CDS encoding ABC transporter ATP-binding protein: MSHTANEPLLSIRDVSVHFEKKRLFGLAGSETVHAVDDVSLDIYENDVVALVGESGCGKTTLGKTAIGIQRPTGGEVRYRGQDLWEAKDSDGLLGHRGDQTYSWAEIRRSLQMIHQDPGSSLNSNYTIESTLSAPLEKWQPDMSEADRRVRIYGLLEYVGMTPAEEYAGRYPHQLSGGEQQRVALVRALLMNPDLILADEAISALDVSLRAEMMDLMLELQEQFNTSYLFISHNLANAKHLTQRAGGRIGIMYLGELVEIGTPEQIIHDPQHPYTKVLLWATSDLRNRSDGVSTPPVRSLDIPEPTDPPSGCRFHTRCLEAREACTRECPSLEDHDGDGRRTACFRAEPDHEYWESEPLGGEGTREEGGSDDASRRETAGSD, encoded by the coding sequence CCACGCCGTCGACGATGTGAGCCTCGACATCTACGAGAACGACGTCGTCGCGCTCGTCGGGGAGTCCGGTTGCGGGAAGACGACGCTCGGAAAAACGGCCATCGGCATCCAGCGACCGACCGGGGGCGAGGTGCGTTACCGCGGTCAAGATCTCTGGGAGGCCAAGGATTCGGACGGCCTTCTCGGCCACCGAGGGGACCAAACGTACTCGTGGGCGGAGATTCGACGGTCACTTCAAATGATTCATCAGGACCCCGGCAGTTCGCTGAACTCGAACTACACCATCGAGTCGACACTCTCGGCGCCGCTGGAGAAGTGGCAACCCGATATGAGCGAGGCCGACCGCCGCGTCCGCATCTACGGCCTCCTCGAATACGTCGGCATGACGCCGGCGGAAGAGTACGCCGGTCGGTATCCACACCAACTGTCCGGCGGTGAGCAACAGCGCGTCGCGCTCGTCCGGGCGCTGTTGATGAACCCGGACCTCATCCTCGCCGACGAAGCCATCAGCGCGCTCGACGTGTCGCTCCGCGCGGAGATGATGGACCTGATGCTCGAACTGCAAGAACAGTTCAACACCTCCTACCTGTTCATCTCGCACAACCTCGCCAACGCGAAACACCTCACCCAACGCGCTGGCGGCCGCATCGGCATCATGTACCTCGGCGAACTTGTCGAAATCGGGACGCCGGAACAGATAATCCACGACCCACAACACCCCTACACGAAGGTGTTGCTGTGGGCAACTTCGGACCTCCGGAACCGCTCGGACGGCGTCTCGACGCCGCCGGTGCGGTCGCTCGACATCCCCGAACCGACCGACCCGCCCTCGGGATGTCGGTTCCACACGCGTTGTCTCGAAGCACGGGAGGCCTGCACGCGCGAGTGCCCGTCGCTCGAAGACCACGACGGCGACGGCCGACGGACCGCTTGCTTCCGCGCGGAACCGGACCACGAGTATTGGGAGAGCGAACCGCTCGGCGGTGAGGGGACGCGAGAAGAAGGTGGGTCCGACGACGCGAGCAGACGCGAGACGGCCGGAAGCGACTAA
- a CDS encoding mandelate racemase/muconate lactonizing enzyme family protein codes for MSITNVDAIPVEMGVKPLESDLGLAPYVSNHDEVTSVTRMLVRVDTDDGVTGWGEMLVGMKSAAVTKAVMDDVVAPELVGREVGEIRDFVESFYFPYVKVRPFLGAVETALWDAFGKSVGQPVHRLLGGKTRDRVEIATCLGILGPEESRTYARRAVEHGFSTLKTKAGPDWREDVARIRAMHDEADGQLEFRLDPNQGWSFEDAVRVATRLEEAGILLQYLEQPVRIDTYGAYASLRDRVRTPIAVNEDTYFPRNLRYLLQADAIDVAVVDLVPAGGILRVREQVAMAANAGVSVSHHCGFDLGVKTAAMLHTVASTPGINLPPDSVYYGWNDYVIEDPFEVEDGALPVPDGPGLGVEVDEDKVERYRVD; via the coding sequence ATGTCGATTACGAACGTCGACGCCATCCCGGTAGAGATGGGCGTCAAGCCGCTCGAATCGGACCTCGGTCTCGCACCGTACGTGAGCAACCACGATGAAGTTACCTCTGTCACACGGATGCTCGTCAGAGTCGACACCGACGACGGCGTGACCGGGTGGGGTGAGATGCTCGTGGGCATGAAGTCAGCCGCCGTGACGAAGGCCGTGATGGACGACGTCGTCGCCCCCGAACTCGTCGGCCGGGAGGTCGGTGAGATACGCGACTTCGTCGAGTCGTTCTACTTCCCGTACGTGAAGGTGCGACCGTTCCTCGGCGCCGTCGAGACTGCCCTCTGGGACGCGTTCGGCAAGTCGGTCGGCCAACCCGTCCACCGATTGCTCGGCGGGAAGACTCGTGACCGGGTAGAGATCGCCACGTGTCTCGGCATCCTCGGACCCGAGGAGTCTCGCACGTACGCCCGACGGGCCGTCGAACACGGGTTCTCGACGTTGAAGACGAAGGCCGGTCCCGACTGGCGCGAGGACGTGGCGCGCATCCGCGCAATGCACGACGAAGCGGATGGCCAACTGGAGTTCAGACTTGATCCCAACCAGGGGTGGTCGTTCGAGGACGCGGTCAGGGTCGCCACCCGACTCGAAGAGGCTGGCATCCTGCTCCAGTATCTCGAACAACCGGTCCGCATCGACACCTACGGCGCGTACGCCTCGCTCCGGGACCGCGTCCGGACGCCGATAGCGGTCAACGAGGACACGTACTTTCCGCGAAACCTCAGATACCTCCTACAGGCCGACGCCATCGACGTCGCCGTCGTCGATCTAGTCCCCGCAGGTGGCATCCTTCGCGTCCGCGAGCAGGTCGCGATGGCCGCCAACGCGGGCGTCTCGGTCTCCCACCACTGCGGGTTCGACCTCGGCGTCAAGACCGCGGCGATGCTCCACACGGTCGCGAGCACGCCCGGCATCAATCTGCCGCCTGACAGCGTCTACTACGGGTGGAACGACTACGTCATCGAGGACCCGTTCGAGGTCGAAGACGGTGCGTTGCCAGTGCCGGACGGGCCGGGCCTCGGCGTCGAAGTGGACGAGGACAAGGTCGAACGGTACCGGGTCGACTGA
- a CDS encoding PIG-L deacetylase family protein, producing MPTETLHVLVVGAHPDDCDLKAGGIACKYADRGHKVLFVSTTNGEAGHHELAGRQLVERRHAEAEASAAVAGVEFEMFDVPDGRLRPSLENRDRLVRRIREFRPDLVLTHRPNDYHPDHRYTSRLVRDAAYLVAVPNVCPATPALDRNPVFAYLSDTFERPYPFSPDVVVDIDDVAGRKFEMLDCHESQMYEWLPSVEGTLEAVPDDPDERFEWLRGGGLPHVEVLADVSDRYRDALVERYGASGEDVRYAEAFEASEYGRALTDEAAERLFPF from the coding sequence ATGCCAACCGAGACGCTGCACGTTCTCGTCGTCGGTGCTCATCCCGACGACTGCGACCTCAAAGCAGGCGGAATCGCCTGCAAGTACGCCGACCGGGGCCACAAGGTGCTGTTCGTCTCGACGACGAACGGCGAGGCGGGCCACCACGAACTCGCAGGAAGGCAACTCGTCGAACGTCGCCACGCGGAGGCCGAGGCGTCGGCGGCCGTCGCCGGCGTCGAGTTCGAGATGTTCGACGTTCCCGACGGCCGTCTCCGACCGTCGCTGGAGAACCGCGACCGACTCGTCCGCCGGATTCGGGAGTTCCGACCCGACCTCGTGCTGACCCACCGGCCGAACGACTATCACCCGGACCATCGGTACACGTCCCGACTCGTGCGGGACGCCGCCTACCTCGTCGCGGTACCGAACGTCTGCCCGGCGACGCCCGCGCTCGACCGGAACCCGGTCTTCGCGTATTTGAGCGACACGTTCGAGCGACCGTACCCCTTCTCGCCGGACGTGGTCGTGGACATCGACGACGTTGCGGGACGGAAATTCGAGATGCTGGACTGCCACGAGTCGCAGATGTACGAGTGGCTACCCTCCGTCGAGGGCACGTTGGAGGCGGTTCCCGACGACCCCGACGAGCGATTCGAGTGGCTTCGAGGCGGCGGCCTCCCCCACGTCGAGGTACTCGCAGACGTCTCGGACCGCTACCGAGACGCCCTCGTCGAGCGGTACGGCGCGTCCGGCGAGGACGTTCGCTACGCGGAGGCGTTCGAGGCGAGCGAGTACGGCCGAGCGCTCACCGACGAGGCGGCCGAGCGTCTGTTCCCGTTCTGA
- a CDS encoding glutamine amidotransferase: MTSILLAGESWVTVQFEIKGRNVLRDSRYGEAADRFVSTLEEIGASVTYQPCHVVAESFPRTKSDLNEYDLVILSDVGADTLQITERVADGDTDVDRCALLAEWVRDGGALGMVGGYMSFAGKGGQARYGTTRIADVLPVEITTGDDRVETPDGATPQNEGVPDADLPAKWPHILGYNRTTAKPDAEVWATVRDDPFLTIGDYGDGSTFAYATDCAPHWAPEGLLSWNHLPTLWSRILDRVT, translated from the coding sequence ATGACGAGCATCCTCCTCGCCGGCGAGTCGTGGGTGACGGTACAGTTCGAAATCAAGGGCCGAAACGTCCTGCGGGATAGTCGGTACGGCGAGGCGGCCGACAGATTCGTCTCGACGCTCGAAGAGATCGGCGCGTCGGTGACGTATCAGCCGTGCCACGTCGTCGCGGAGTCGTTCCCCCGAACGAAATCGGACCTCAACGAGTACGACCTCGTGATTCTCAGCGACGTCGGCGCGGACACGCTCCAAATTACGGAACGGGTCGCCGACGGCGACACCGACGTCGACCGCTGTGCGCTACTCGCAGAGTGGGTCCGGGACGGCGGCGCGCTCGGCATGGTCGGCGGCTACATGAGTTTCGCGGGGAAAGGCGGCCAGGCCAGGTACGGAACAACGCGCATCGCGGACGTGTTGCCGGTCGAAATCACCACGGGCGACGACCGAGTGGAGACACCCGACGGCGCAACCCCCCAGAACGAGGGCGTGCCGGACGCCGACCTCCCCGCGAAGTGGCCCCACATCCTCGGCTACAACCGAACTACGGCAAAACCGGACGCCGAGGTCTGGGCGACGGTCCGGGATGACCCCTTCCTCACCATCGGCGACTACGGTGACGGCAGTACGTTCGCGTACGCCACCGACTGTGCGCCTCACTGGGCACCAGAGGGGCTGCTCTCGTGGAACCACCTCCCGACGCTCTGGAGCCGCATCCTCGACCGTGTAACGTAG